A single genomic interval of Aureliella helgolandensis harbors:
- a CDS encoding ATP-dependent helicase: MSNGLNPEQQEAVQTLKGPMLVLAGAGSGKTRVVTFRIANLIRHGIRPDRILAVTFTNKAAKEMRERIGLMLGPRRRLRRGEQKPPTPVIGTFHSNCVQILRRHAPKLGYPTKFAIYDRGDQESTAREVLRQLRVSAGILKPGDFLSHVSRWKNAGVRPEQAGELARSDAEHMAASGYRRYQQAIKLAGAMDFDDLLLLTEQLFIDYPEARQEEAGRYDHVLVDEYQDTNQTQYAIIQSLAAGHRNLCVVGDDDQSIYGWRGAEVQHILNFRNDWQDAKVVRLEANYRSTTAILTLANRLIAFNKTRHDKVLKPARAGGAAPRVLQFKNDVEEARGVTEEIQRILESHKREARDFAILFRTNEQPRVFETELRKAQVPYSLVGSQSFFDRKEVRDLLSYMKMIDNPKDEVALLRIINYPQRGIGAKTVENLLADAVANGHSMWETMHNRDFVSRFPEPAKRGVERLQSIVARFKARHAEPGATLADALRDLVYNLDYMGAIERSYPTPEEVQTRQASVEEVINAVAEFEGEAKEPTLSGFLDNVALAGKEFGSPKEKEQQRNAVSLMTYHSAKGLEFPIVYMVGMEEGILPHRRSLAENYDDVEEERRLCYVGVTRAQDELTLCLPLQRMKWGKPRDTFASRFLYEMTGQADNPNRNRSIQGARKEIVNSQRAAARKKAKGAKPAPKRGD, from the coding sequence ATGTCGAACGGCCTCAATCCAGAACAGCAAGAAGCTGTACAAACGCTCAAGGGCCCCATGCTGGTATTGGCCGGCGCGGGATCGGGGAAGACGCGCGTCGTAACTTTCCGCATTGCTAACCTCATTCGGCACGGAATCCGTCCCGACCGCATCTTAGCAGTAACTTTTACCAATAAAGCTGCTAAAGAAATGCGAGAACGGATCGGGCTCATGCTCGGCCCCCGTCGCCGCCTCCGACGGGGGGAGCAGAAGCCGCCTACGCCAGTCATCGGCACATTCCACTCGAATTGCGTCCAGATCCTCCGGCGTCACGCCCCTAAACTGGGCTACCCCACCAAATTTGCAATCTACGACCGAGGGGATCAGGAATCGACCGCACGGGAGGTTCTACGGCAGCTGCGGGTTTCTGCTGGCATCCTCAAACCGGGGGATTTCCTATCGCACGTTAGTCGTTGGAAGAATGCGGGCGTTCGGCCGGAGCAGGCTGGAGAATTGGCGCGGAGCGACGCCGAGCATATGGCTGCCAGTGGATATCGACGTTATCAGCAAGCGATCAAGCTGGCGGGGGCGATGGACTTTGACGATCTCTTGCTGCTGACCGAGCAGCTTTTCATTGATTATCCTGAAGCTCGCCAGGAAGAGGCGGGACGTTACGACCATGTGTTGGTCGACGAATACCAGGACACCAATCAGACCCAGTACGCAATCATCCAGTCGCTCGCAGCAGGTCACCGCAATCTTTGCGTCGTGGGGGACGACGATCAATCGATTTACGGTTGGCGTGGAGCCGAAGTCCAGCACATTTTGAATTTTCGAAATGATTGGCAAGACGCGAAGGTGGTGCGATTGGAAGCCAACTATCGCAGCACGACGGCAATCCTGACGCTCGCGAATCGCTTGATTGCGTTCAACAAGACGCGGCATGATAAAGTTCTCAAACCGGCCCGTGCCGGAGGGGCTGCACCGCGCGTGCTGCAGTTTAAGAACGACGTGGAGGAGGCTCGCGGCGTTACCGAAGAGATCCAACGCATCTTAGAAAGTCACAAGCGAGAGGCTCGCGATTTTGCGATTCTTTTCCGCACCAACGAGCAGCCTCGCGTCTTTGAAACCGAACTACGGAAAGCTCAAGTTCCGTACTCGCTGGTCGGTAGTCAATCGTTCTTCGATCGCAAGGAGGTGCGCGACCTGCTGAGCTATATGAAGATGATCGATAACCCCAAGGATGAAGTCGCGCTGCTGCGGATTATTAACTATCCGCAGCGTGGGATCGGTGCGAAAACGGTGGAGAACCTGCTAGCAGATGCCGTTGCCAACGGCCATTCAATGTGGGAGACCATGCACAATCGAGACTTTGTTAGCCGTTTCCCCGAACCGGCAAAGCGGGGCGTCGAACGTCTGCAATCTATCGTTGCGCGTTTCAAAGCGCGTCATGCGGAGCCTGGCGCAACCTTGGCTGATGCGCTGCGCGATTTAGTCTACAACCTCGACTACATGGGGGCCATTGAACGCAGCTACCCCACTCCCGAAGAGGTGCAAACGCGTCAAGCTTCAGTCGAAGAAGTCATCAATGCAGTTGCTGAGTTTGAAGGAGAGGCCAAAGAGCCGACCCTATCGGGCTTTCTGGACAACGTGGCCTTGGCGGGTAAGGAGTTTGGAAGTCCCAAAGAAAAGGAACAGCAGCGCAATGCCGTTTCTCTCATGACCTACCATAGTGCTAAAGGGTTGGAATTTCCGATCGTCTATATGGTCGGCATGGAAGAGGGGATTTTGCCGCACCGACGCTCCTTGGCTGAAAACTACGATGATGTCGAAGAAGAGAGACGTCTGTGCTACGTGGGGGTGACACGGGCTCAAGATGAGCTGACACTCTGCTTGCCATTGCAACGCATGAAATGGGGCAAGCCGAGAGATACATTCGCTAGTCGATTTCTCTATGAAATGACGGGGCAAGCGGACAATCCGAACCGGAATCGCTCCATTCAGGGCGCACGCAAGGAAATCGTAAACAGTCAACGAGCCGCCGCTCGCAAGAAGGCCAAGGGCGCCAAACCCGCACCCAAACGCGGTGACTAG
- a CDS encoding response regulator has product MSTILVADDNDDLRELMIIRLKEFGFSVLAAKNGLEAVQLAKSAHPLVILMDMNMPELDGWEACCQIKRDPLVRRIPIIALTAYSLPGDEARANASGCDGYHAKPVDFQMLLQQIESLAPRSEKLQGQ; this is encoded by the coding sequence ATGTCGACCATCCTGGTTGCGGACGATAATGATGATTTGCGAGAGCTGATGATCATTCGGCTCAAAGAATTTGGGTTTAGCGTCCTAGCCGCGAAAAACGGCCTCGAGGCGGTGCAGCTTGCTAAGTCGGCGCATCCACTTGTTATATTGATGGATATGAACATGCCAGAATTAGACGGTTGGGAGGCTTGCTGCCAGATCAAGCGCGACCCTTTGGTTCGCAGGATTCCAATCATCGCGTTGACCGCCTACTCACTACCGGGAGACGAAGCTCGTGCGAACGCGTCGGGCTGCGACGGTTACCACGCCAAACCGGTTGACTTTCAAATGCTCTTGCAGCAAATTGAATCGCTGGCTCCGAGAAGTGAAAAGCTGCAGGGGCAATAA
- a CDS encoding MgtC/SapB family protein: MIADLWLLGTVVLAGALGAIVGAERELSGKPAGLRTHLFVSAGAALLILLSDSAVQKFVEQNQQHVSADPIRVIQAIVVGISFLGAGTIIHERGQRVEGLTTAASIFITAGIGIAVATDHVVLATGTALGAVLVLWLMGRLERRIAE, translated from the coding sequence ATGATTGCCGATCTTTGGCTGCTGGGGACTGTCGTCCTTGCGGGGGCGTTAGGTGCAATTGTGGGCGCCGAACGAGAACTCTCTGGGAAACCAGCTGGCTTGCGGACTCACCTGTTTGTAAGTGCAGGGGCTGCATTGCTCATACTGCTGAGCGACTCGGCCGTGCAGAAATTCGTCGAGCAGAATCAGCAACACGTGAGTGCTGATCCAATTCGGGTTATCCAGGCCATCGTGGTCGGCATCAGCTTCCTTGGGGCAGGCACGATCATTCACGAGAGAGGCCAGAGAGTCGAGGGGCTGACCACGGCTGCTTCCATATTTATCACGGCGGGGATTGGCATTGCAGTCGCAACCGACCACGTCGTGCTGGCGACCGGTACCGCACTAGGTGCCGTGCTCGTGTTGTGGTTGATGGGCCGTCTGGAAAGAAGAATTGCGGAGTAG
- a CDS encoding CsbD family protein, translating into MNWDQIEGKLKQTKGQIQQKWGKLTEDELNVIDGKRAELVGKVQERYGIAKEEAEKQVQEFEKSCSC; encoded by the coding sequence ATGAATTGGGACCAAATCGAAGGTAAGTTGAAGCAGACCAAAGGTCAGATTCAGCAGAAGTGGGGCAAGTTGACTGAGGATGAACTCAACGTAATCGACGGGAAGCGGGCTGAGCTGGTTGGCAAGGTTCAGGAGCGATACGGTATCGCCAAAGAGGAGGCAGAGAAACAGGTGCAAGAGTTTGAGAAGTCCTGCAGCTGCTAA
- a CDS encoding PRC-barrel domain-containing protein produces the protein MNISVNRFGVWFPVALCGLSVLCVSPAVAQDGAPDIRQRQRGANQAVQGAGDLDRKAPGVNVRASKLMGMNIQNAQGESVGEVSDLVMDSRTGKINYLAVTYGGFLGIGNKMFAVPFGAFRCQPATDGTHDTTLILDVTPEQLEGAQGFDEESWPNFADRKFTQELNRRYGVQMPRRDRASGVDVDVNRNGVKVEVDGDR, from the coding sequence ATGAATATTTCGGTAAACAGGTTTGGTGTATGGTTTCCGGTAGCACTGTGTGGGCTGAGCGTGTTGTGCGTGAGCCCGGCCGTGGCTCAAGATGGTGCCCCGGACATTCGACAGCGTCAGCGCGGTGCGAATCAAGCGGTCCAGGGGGCAGGCGACCTCGATCGCAAGGCTCCGGGTGTCAACGTGCGGGCCAGCAAGTTGATGGGAATGAATATCCAAAACGCACAAGGAGAGAGTGTTGGTGAAGTTAGCGATTTGGTCATGGATTCCCGAACGGGAAAAATCAATTACTTGGCCGTAACTTATGGCGGCTTCCTCGGGATTGGCAACAAGATGTTCGCCGTGCCTTTCGGAGCTTTCCGTTGCCAGCCGGCTACTGATGGGACCCATGACACTACGCTTATCCTGGACGTGACGCCCGAGCAATTGGAAGGTGCTCAGGGATTCGATGAAGAGAGCTGGCCGAACTTTGCCGATCGCAAATTCACCCAAGAATTGAATCGACGTTACGGCGTGCAAATGCCGCGTCGCGATCGTGCTTCAGGCGTTGATGTGGATGTAAACCGCAACGGCGTCAAAGTGGAAGTGGATGGCGACCGGTGA
- a CDS encoding alpha-amylase family glycosyl hydrolase, with product MTVSNVDTVAGMGAIPHERGVAFRVWAPHADSVRVIGTFNDWSHTSPVMEAESHGYWYINCAEAKIGDEYKFLLQNGEQVLEKIDPYARQVTNSVGSSVVHQPDFDWGEDDFTLPAWNELVIYEMHVGTFGRKTEEVGDQNADFDSIEKHFGHLTKLGVNAIQLMPLAEFAGDISWGYNPAHIFAVESAYGGPIELKEFVKQAHARGFAVILDVVYNHFGPSDTDLWQFDGWSDNGLGGIYFYNDWRAATPWGDTRPDYGRGEVRQFIFDNAMMWLEDYRMDGLRFDMTLYIRSVDSNGDTEIPEGWGLTQWINREIQAKYPGRLTIAEDLQNNDYLTRPTDVGGAGFGAQWDAGFVHPIRNALIVPHDDQRSMWSVRDALYHRYNQDAFERIVYTESHDEVANGKARVPEEISPDDPGDWFAKKRSTLGAALVLTAPGIPMLFQGQEFLQGDWFDDQVPLDWEQATEYSGIVRLYRDLIALRLNRESTTGGLCGQHINVHHVNDGDKVLSYHRWKEGGATDDVVVVINFANRTWDAYEIGLPHPGTWTLRLSTDSNHYSAGFSNHPSADLEAVAHPSDGYPASGKLSIGPYTALVYSQNALPE from the coding sequence ATGACAGTCAGCAATGTGGATACGGTCGCAGGGATGGGGGCAATCCCGCATGAGCGGGGAGTTGCGTTTCGAGTCTGGGCGCCGCACGCCGATTCTGTGCGCGTGATTGGAACCTTTAATGATTGGTCGCACACTTCGCCTGTGATGGAGGCTGAGTCCCACGGATATTGGTACATCAATTGTGCAGAGGCCAAGATCGGCGATGAATACAAGTTCCTACTCCAGAATGGTGAGCAGGTGTTGGAGAAGATCGACCCCTATGCCCGGCAAGTCACCAATTCGGTGGGAAGCTCAGTTGTCCACCAACCCGATTTTGACTGGGGAGAGGACGACTTCACCTTGCCCGCGTGGAATGAATTGGTGATCTATGAAATGCATGTGGGCACTTTTGGCAGGAAAACGGAAGAAGTCGGCGACCAGAATGCCGACTTCGATAGCATCGAGAAGCATTTTGGGCACCTTACTAAACTTGGCGTTAACGCCATCCAGCTTATGCCTTTGGCCGAATTCGCCGGTGACATCTCATGGGGCTACAATCCGGCGCACATCTTTGCAGTCGAGAGCGCGTACGGTGGCCCCATTGAGCTAAAGGAGTTCGTGAAGCAAGCACATGCACGCGGATTCGCGGTCATCCTGGATGTTGTTTACAATCATTTTGGCCCCAGTGATACCGACCTGTGGCAATTCGATGGCTGGAGCGACAATGGCCTAGGCGGGATCTACTTCTACAACGATTGGAGAGCTGCGACCCCATGGGGGGATACTCGCCCAGACTACGGCCGCGGAGAAGTCCGCCAATTCATTTTCGACAACGCGATGATGTGGTTGGAAGACTATCGGATGGACGGTCTCCGCTTCGATATGACGCTTTATATCCGCTCGGTCGATAGCAACGGAGACACGGAGATTCCTGAGGGTTGGGGACTCACTCAGTGGATTAATCGGGAAATTCAGGCGAAGTATCCTGGACGTCTCACCATCGCGGAAGATCTGCAGAACAACGATTACCTTACCCGGCCTACGGACGTTGGAGGTGCCGGTTTTGGTGCGCAATGGGATGCCGGCTTTGTTCATCCGATCCGCAATGCGTTGATTGTGCCTCACGACGACCAGCGTTCAATGTGGTCTGTCCGCGATGCTCTGTACCATCGCTACAATCAGGATGCGTTTGAACGCATCGTCTATACCGAATCCCACGACGAAGTCGCCAATGGGAAAGCGCGTGTCCCGGAAGAGATATCACCAGACGATCCTGGCGATTGGTTTGCAAAGAAACGCTCGACCTTAGGGGCGGCCTTAGTACTGACCGCACCTGGCATTCCCATGCTGTTTCAGGGGCAAGAGTTTCTGCAGGGAGATTGGTTTGATGATCAGGTGCCACTCGATTGGGAGCAGGCCACCGAATATTCCGGCATCGTTCGGCTTTATCGCGACCTAATTGCGCTCAGACTCAACCGTGAAAGCACCACGGGAGGATTGTGTGGCCAACACATTAATGTTCATCACGTGAATGACGGTGATAAAGTGCTGAGCTACCATCGTTGGAAAGAGGGAGGAGCTACTGACGATGTCGTTGTGGTGATCAATTTTGCAAACCGAACTTGGGACGCGTATGAAATCGGTTTGCCCCATCCCGGTACATGGACCCTACGTTTGAGCACCGATTCGAACCATTATTCCGCGGGTTTCTCCAACCATCCCTCTGCGGATCTCGAAGCGGTCGCGCATCCAAGCGACGGGTACCCTGCCTCCGGAAAGCTTTCCATCGGCCCCTACACGGCCCTCGTGTACTCTCAGAATGCGCTCCCTGAGTAG
- a CDS encoding alpha-amylase/4-alpha-glucanotransferase domain-containing protein — protein MSHPIRLCLVLHNHQPIGNFGDVIEQAYQDSYLPFLDVLEEYDSLQISLHTSGPLMLWLAEHHPEYVQRLRSLVAAKRIEILGGPFYEPILPMLPGRDRVGQIVNYGSYLSETFSTTVQGMWMPERVWESALTADIVRSGIRYTVLDDFHFKAAGWNEEQLTGCFTTEENGSVLRVFPGSERLRYLIPFAPVHDVIEYCRQTAKKNPGATLVFGDDGEKFGTWPDTKAHVYERGWLRRFFDALVENQQWLQTRTLASAVEQQPPIGKVYLPDCSYREMTEWALPAQQQELYQEVVHDLVQHPKWDSISQFLRGGNWRNFKVRYAEANEMYARMMEVSRNLEDARHTSGDSELLGRIEDHLYRGQCNCPYWHGAFGGIYLPHLRNAIYSELIAADNLLEYLEHGKASWVAATTEDYNFDLRPEVRLANEHFAAYIAPSSGGMLYELDVRANQQNILATLQRRPEAYHRQVLQGNMASEGEGGSIHDRVVFKQDGLDQRLQYDAFPRKSFLEHFYDNDVSCTAVATGGAMERGDFVAQPYEAKLRRAATKVQLQLSRDGNAWGIPIRITKALTVEAGSTTIEVAYLLEGLPRDRQLHLALEWNFSGMPAGADDRFFYDASGQSLGHLGTYLDLTNFSAIGLIDQWQGMDVSIGFNRPTALWTFPVETVSQSEAGFELVHQSVCVMPHWLVQGDAEGKWTAQMQLAIKQGHQPSNLAEQVVQNFAMA, from the coding sequence ATGAGTCATCCTATTCGCCTATGCTTGGTCCTTCACAATCATCAACCGATCGGCAACTTTGGGGATGTGATTGAGCAAGCCTATCAGGACAGCTACCTTCCATTTCTCGACGTCTTGGAGGAGTACGACTCGCTGCAAATTTCGCTGCACACGTCGGGTCCCTTGATGCTGTGGTTGGCAGAACACCATCCCGAATACGTGCAACGTCTCCGCAGCTTGGTTGCAGCCAAGCGCATTGAGATCTTGGGGGGCCCGTTCTACGAACCGATCCTGCCCATGCTTCCGGGCAGGGACCGGGTTGGACAGATCGTGAACTACGGTAGTTATCTTAGCGAGACATTTTCAACAACCGTCCAAGGGATGTGGATGCCCGAGCGGGTTTGGGAGAGTGCGTTAACGGCTGATATCGTGCGGTCAGGCATTCGCTACACGGTCCTCGACGACTTTCATTTCAAGGCTGCTGGGTGGAATGAGGAGCAGCTGACCGGCTGCTTTACCACCGAGGAGAATGGGAGCGTCCTCAGGGTCTTTCCAGGCAGCGAACGGCTGAGGTACCTCATTCCGTTTGCACCAGTCCACGACGTGATCGAATACTGCCGACAGACTGCCAAGAAAAACCCTGGCGCAACGCTAGTCTTTGGTGACGACGGTGAGAAATTTGGCACCTGGCCGGACACCAAAGCGCACGTCTATGAGCGAGGTTGGCTGCGTCGGTTTTTTGACGCGCTCGTTGAGAATCAACAGTGGCTTCAAACCCGGACACTCGCCTCGGCAGTGGAGCAGCAGCCGCCGATCGGGAAGGTCTACCTGCCTGACTGTAGCTATCGGGAAATGACGGAATGGGCGTTACCCGCCCAACAGCAAGAGCTCTACCAAGAGGTGGTCCATGACTTGGTCCAGCATCCCAAATGGGACTCTATTTCCCAATTCCTGCGTGGCGGAAACTGGCGAAACTTTAAGGTTCGCTATGCGGAAGCCAATGAAATGTACGCAAGGATGATGGAGGTAAGTCGCAATCTGGAAGACGCGCGGCATACTTCGGGAGACTCGGAGCTTCTGGGGAGAATCGAAGATCATCTGTATCGCGGTCAATGCAATTGCCCCTACTGGCACGGGGCCTTTGGTGGGATCTACCTCCCCCACCTACGCAATGCAATCTACTCGGAGCTGATTGCCGCAGACAACCTGCTGGAGTATCTGGAGCATGGCAAGGCGAGCTGGGTGGCGGCCACGACGGAGGACTACAACTTCGATCTCCGCCCGGAAGTCCGCTTGGCCAATGAGCATTTTGCAGCTTACATCGCGCCCTCGAGTGGCGGCATGTTGTATGAATTAGACGTGCGAGCCAACCAACAAAACATTCTGGCCACACTCCAACGTCGGCCCGAAGCCTACCATCGGCAGGTCCTCCAAGGAAACATGGCATCAGAGGGCGAAGGGGGAAGCATTCACGACCGAGTTGTATTTAAGCAAGATGGTCTCGATCAGCGTTTGCAGTATGACGCCTTCCCACGCAAGAGCTTCCTAGAGCACTTCTATGACAATGACGTTTCCTGCACTGCGGTCGCGACCGGAGGGGCGATGGAACGGGGAGACTTTGTGGCCCAGCCTTACGAGGCGAAGTTGCGCCGGGCTGCTACTAAAGTTCAATTGCAGTTGAGCCGCGACGGCAACGCGTGGGGCATCCCAATTCGCATCACCAAGGCTCTCACGGTTGAGGCAGGGAGCACGACGATCGAGGTGGCTTATCTCCTTGAAGGACTGCCGCGAGATCGCCAGCTTCACTTGGCGTTGGAGTGGAACTTCTCGGGAATGCCAGCCGGGGCAGACGATCGCTTCTTCTACGACGCTTCGGGCCAGAGCCTTGGGCACTTGGGAACCTATCTCGATCTAACGAACTTCTCGGCCATCGGGCTCATCGACCAATGGCAAGGGATGGATGTTTCCATCGGCTTCAATCGCCCTACAGCATTGTGGACCTTCCCCGTCGAAACCGTAAGCCAGAGCGAAGCAGGTTTTGAACTCGTGCATCAATCGGTATGCGTCATGCCTCACTGGTTGGTTCAGGGGGACGCGGAAGGCAAATGGACCGCCCAAATGCAGTTGGCAATTAAACAGGGTCACCAGCCCAGCAACCTTGCCGAGCAAGTTGTACAAAATTTTGCCATGGCGTAG